The genome window GTAAAACAAGGTACCCAATAAATTGCACAATTCTATTGAAGTCATTTCAGCTGTGCTACGTACTTTAAGTAGGATCAGGCTTTCACCTACACATTGTTATTTCCCCCTGCAAGCACCTCAAAACTTATAACCAGTGACTATTCTAATTTCAAGATCCTTCAACAGTTGAGAATAGCCACTTGCTTGTTTCTCAGCTGGCAGCTATAATCTGCACTGAAGAGCATGCATTTGCTCTAACCTCTTATGCCTTGCAAAATCTGGATGAGAAAGGTCATTAGCACAAGAGAGATAAAATTCTCTTCCAGCTGTTAACAAACTGATGGTAATTAAAAATGGCAAGTGTTAATATGCATGTGggtttttaggggaaaaaaaaaaaaaaagaacatttcaagCAGAAAATCCACCTCTCAAGATTCCAAAATTCTTAGTTGAAAATGTTTAGGGAACTAACTAAAAAATGGGCAGTTCTGAGCAGAACTTCAAAActttggggagaaaaatcaTTATGAATACATGCCAGATAGCTGGTCAGCCAGATTCCTACCCAAGGTTTTTTTGCAGCAGTATTCCTGGAAAGGTGTCATTGCCAgttcttttgaatttttcttgtaaatacACGTTTCTTAAGGATAAAGTATTAGGTATAAAAAAAATGTGCCCACTTCACTTATCCCAGCAGCATTTAATGCTGCTGTTCCCTAGTCCTCTCCTGCATATGTTAACTAGATTCAGAGATACTGTAAAACAGGGATAATTGTGTTTTACCCAAGATGCTACTCAAGTACACTTGTTTAGTTTTCTTTGCATGTAAAGACTAGACACCAATAGATGGTGCTGTTGGTGCATTAATAAGGTTCAGtttcacatttgttttctaGTCTGTGGTTggaatttggatttttttttaaggaaaaaaaaaaaaagaaaacaaaatccctAATGCTCAGCTTTTATCCAAGATGTTCTGCCCACACTGAACCGGTCACCATTTAACTTTAACCTGAACTGTGGCCCAGGAAATCCTTCAACATAAATAACCTTGAAAGCTGACATGACTACTTTTGGAACGCGCTCCCTCAATAAATCTGTTGGTTTGTTGTGCAATGTTGAAGTGTGCAGTTGTTTCTCTGATTAATTAGGGCAAAAAATAAACTTGCACGATCGATCCAAGCTGTGACACGTTTCAGCCCCGGCTGGAACATGTGGGTAGGAAaggccttagagccttctaaaCAGCTCTGCCCTGGGATTCTAAGATTCATGCTTGCTTTTGCAGTTATTTGATTTGACTGGGTAAAGCAGCTGCTGACAAAGTCTGCAACCAAGGAGTTCTAGCCTGTCACAGGACTGACTTACCAGGTTAGTAGGGGTAGGACTGGGCACAGTAAGAAGTCTTTCATCTTGGCCGCCTGCCCCCACTAAAGACAATGTAAGAGCACCAGTGTATGTAGtagtgtttattttatttcacatgtTACCCACGGAGCACAGCCGATACATTCTCTACATCTTTCACCAGACCGGAATGCAAGATAAAAAAAGGTATGGAAAAACAGTTTAACTTCTGACATTCACGATATGAAAAATAGAGGGGATACACTGTTTTAAAATGCCCTtatgcaatatatatatatataaaacgtataaaaataaaatattttttttaaaaaagatacaaaCAGACCACGACACAGGACAGTCTTAAATATCGATACGTATCTCACGACCCACACACACCGCACTTATAATTAACAACAACCACGTACAATTgcacttttcctctctgtgaCGTTCAAGTATATCGCAGTCCCCACGGGGACTGGTGAGTGTCCGGCTCCCTGCCGGGTGCAACAACGCCGAGGGTAGAGCAGATGCGGGCGGTCCCCGCCGGGACTCGAACCCGCCGTCCCCGGGGAGGCGGAGGCCGCCCCTCGGCgccgggcggggccgcgggACCTGCCGCCCCCCGCTCCCCGGGACCCGCCCGGGCGGGCGCTTGCGCGGGGCTCccggcggcggggccggagcGTTCTCGCCCCCTCAGTCCTTCGTTCCGTCCCGTCGATGCGGCGCTCAGAGCCCCAGCAGGGCGGCGAGCGGCCCCGGGGAGCGCGGCGGCAGCGAGCGGCGCCGGCGGCCGTAGCCCTGCGGGCTGATCTTGCTGGCCGGCGCGGCGGCGTCCTTGCCCTCGTCCGTCAGCTGGTGGATGTCGTGGGCGAGTTTCTGCACCGTGCACGTCCCGAACCGGCACCCCATGCGGATGGCTTGGAAGTGGGGGAAGCTGTTAATGCTCTGCCGGTAGCGTTTGACGCGGATGCGAGCATCGTCCCGACtgctggggggagggaggagagagagtcCGGGCGTTAGAGGAGCAGCGAGACCCCCGGACCCCAGCGACCCCCGAATGTTAATGCTCTGCCCTCCCCCATCGCGGGGAGGGAAACACCGGGGACCCCCCGGCTCTGCCCTCGCCCGGCGCTCGGGTCACGGAGCGGATCTCGCTGCCCACGGGGAAGAGGCCCCGCCGTTTCAGGGCTGTTGCGTTATCTCTGGATCCAGAGCCGCAGTTACTATTTATATTTGGCTTTCGCGGCGCTGCCTCCCGCGAGGGAGGGCAGGCAGGAGGCGGCTTTCAGCGCGACGCGCACCCGGGCAGGACCCGCCTCGGAGCGAGAACGAGCCGAAACACCCGCGACCCCGAAACTTCCCACCGCCTGGAGCGAGCGCCCGAGCCGAGGAGGGGCTGGAATTTACCTGGGATGCGAGACTCGGAGATCGCCTTCCACGTCCTGGGCCCGCAGGAGCGGCTGCACGGCCGCCCCCAGCCCTCGGGGCGCGCCCGGCGGCCTCACGTCGCGCTTGGCTCGGCTCAGCGCCCACTTGGTCCACCTAGAGCAGCGCGGGGGAAAGCGCAGGCTGTTAGCGGGGCGGCGGCCGAGCCGAGGAGACTCGAGGGGCGATAATCTTTGCCAGCGCCGAGATTCGTGCggcgggggagggagggggggggatgTTTCCTGAAAGGGTCTTTAAGGAGCTGTGCGATTCCCCCAGGGAACGCGGTCCCGGGAGCCAGCGGGAGGGCGAGCTGCGATACTCACTTTCTTTTGAACTCTGTCGCTACGTCCACCCTTGCAGCATCCACCCCGAAGAAGGTCACGGAGCCGAGACACAGCAGGGCTACGTGAACTAGTTTCATTCTGGCTGGGCTCCTGGcggagggaaaaagagaagagccGTGAGCGCGGTTGCTAATAAAAGTCAAGTAAGATCCTTTACTTCTGGTCGTTGCAGAGAGCTCCTTCCCTCGGAGAGCCCCCGGGCTACTGGGGACTTTGTGTGCGATATGAACCAGAAGCTAATATTTGTTTAGCACCTTATCGCAGAGCAAATAACAGAGCCTCCAGAGTTTACGTTTGTCGAGAGTTTTACTTGCAGAGGCGGCTGAAAACCAGCAGGATTTCCAGAATACCCCCAGCGGCTTGCGCTAGGATTTAGCAAACCCATGAGATTAGAGAGATCTGGCTATCGGACGCATCGCTTCCAAACTCCAGCAAGTGTTTTGCTGCCTGGGAGTTTATCCCCCAAGAGCTCATCTTCCCACTTCACAGGCAGAACCAGCTAGCTCTGGATCTTACGTTGTAAACTGCAGCCGATGCCAAGAGCCAGTGCAAGACTCCAAACTCTCCAAAACAGTCCAGATtgattaaatttttttcctcctttccttccaccTCCCCATGCCTCTCCCTGTTGCTgttgttggggggggggggaagggaaaatagTTCTTACCTGTCAGTGAGGATAATCCACTAGGACAAATGTTCTTGTAGTAGCGATCCCAACTTGCAGGGTTTCCTGAGGAGCGAGAATTCCTCCTTTGTGTCTGAAGTAACCACTGCCGAAGGGCGCTCCACCGCTCCCTTTATAAGAGCGCGGGGGGAGTGGGAGGACCCAGGCGTGGCTTTTCTTTGACACTTACCCCACCCCCACATCCCAAGCACTTCTTCATCATTCTAGCGTGGATTGGGGGCGACCCACACTAGGGTAAAAATAAGAGGATTATTGAAAATTATCTTAAACAACAGCCTAGGTATTTCGTTAATTATAAGGGCAGCTTTGAGGGGTGCATTCCGAGTCATGGCATAACTTGCACGATCTGATAAGCCCCCAGTCTGTTTTACTGGGGACAGGCATTTTAAGCGCCAATATATGCTTATATTTACACCATCTGTAGCATAAATTCTCATTCTAGGCATCTTAATTTCAGGTGGCTGGAAACAAGGAGCGGGAACTAGAGCCGATCAATTTCAAAATCCATGCCAATCCATCAAATACCAAAGTTCTAGAAATAAACCCATATTTGGACAACGTGAATTATAATGAGTAACTGTAATGAATGCCAGCCTTCTTTACACAAGTCAGGAGGTGACAAACCAAGCATCATTAGGATTTATGACTCAACTTGAGTGCATTTTTTATctaagaaaatgtatttgatttaCTAGATTGATTCAAATAAATCACAATTTAAATGGCTTAGGAAGATGAAAGTTAGAGCGCACTTCTGTACCTTtgagcagcccagggctgctGAAATGCCTGGGGCTGTGGACGCCAGGGGAGACTTTGCCGTGCCTCGCTTCATCCCCAGTCAGCAAGCTTTTATGTACGGGAGTGCACTTCTCCGCTTATAAAGCTAAACCAGTGCATAAACGCTTGCAGGACCAAGGTTCCGAACAGCATTTTCCCTGCTGGCCGGCACCAAAACCTTAGCCTGCCCAcctttttgggtttgtttgggttttttttttttacagtcttcAGCATCTTTGTTTCGTGACGCTTCAGCATCGGAGAGGTCCGGCTTCGCAGGGGGGCTGGAAGCAGCACCAGAGGGGCTGTTTCCCTACTTGTTTCAAGGCAAATTCAGCTGCACCGAGGGAAATGCCCCAAGGTCGCAGCGCTCTGGGGCGCCAGGATCCCCTTCCCCGCGAGGAATCCTCCGGAGCAAGGAATGAGCCGGTACTTGAGAGAAGTTTCTCTCGCATCTTGCCCCAAGCAAGAACCAGGTGAGTGTACACTCGTGACTTTCTAGATAACCGCGATGTGTAACACCACCCTGGCGAGGTATGTGCGAGGGCATGACGGAAACAGCCCTGCGCACGGCTGACTCGGTCTAAggttctccctctctcccaggCATCCGGAGACTTTTCTCCATCATCaacctgcagggctgccccttCGCATCCTCCAGCCGTGAGCTGCCCGCCCAGCCCCGCACCTGCCCGGCCGGAGCCGAGCGGGGCTGCCCCGGTGCCGCTGCCCTCCCGAGCAAGGGGCGCTCGGAGCTCGGGATAGAGGGAGAAACGGGAAAATGAGTGGTCTAGAACGGGGCTGTATagtgagcagagctgcacagctCGCATCAAACCGCGATGACTGATTCTAGAGACCGCACGAGGCAGCTCGAACGAGTTCCAGCGTTTCCTCGATCAGCAGAAGTTGAAACCGAATCTAGCTTTTCCCAACGAGAAGGCAGGATTTTCTGTGATAAGTGTTGCTATGATTCGAATTAAGTCTCCTGTTccggtaaaaaaaaaaatcacatacttCCCCAAATGCTGGAAAATCCCTCATTAAAATCCTTGGCTAAATGGAAAGTGCATTTCGTATACTCTTAGGCAAACAATGCAGAAAGAATCCCATATTGGTTTAGGAATAGTAACAATAGTAGTAATGCAACTCACATGTGAGTTGTGTGCTGACTACAACTGTCATTTTAGTGATACAAAATTAGCTCATTCTAATTCATGAGGTGGCAAACTGGCACATAAATTATAAGTTTGTTGCTGATGTGATTTGTGAAAGGGCTTCAGCAGGTAAAGCTGGTTCGAATGTAACACAAAGCATCATGTTCTTTGTTCAGATGTTCATTTTGTTCTTCCCAAGAACATTTTGGAAATGAGCAATAATCACTGAATTTGTACTATGAGGTAACAGTAGCcccttttaaaacattattttgtaaatagtgagttatttccattttgaaaaaaaaagctacacaCAATGTTCCACAGGATATTATTCACAAACTATTATTCTGAAGCAGTGCCACACAGTTCAGCAAGACTGGGCTTTCCTGTGAAGGGTAAAGTCTCCTCTGGATGCTGCCTCATCCATTGCAGGGATGTTGGCCCGGAGGGACATCCAGCTCTTAAACTTGTTTCCTGATTTTCTTGGGCATGTCATTCAACCGCTCAGTGTCACTGTATGTACAAAAGACTTTACCTGTATCTGCTCCAGCAAGGAGATTGTGAAGATTAGTTGCTGTTTGTACAGCATTTTATTCAGGCTGAGTTTTAGTCCAAAAGCAAAGGTCTAAAATCTGTAGGCATCATTGGGGAATCAGTTTAAGGCAAATATTCTGTGCCGATTATGGAAGAAATTTGTTTGAAGCCAGTGGAAGTGCctttgcatgttttattttgggtttaAACATACTGAATTCATATGCCATGAGTATGAATATACTTGATTATTTTTCAGGCTGGATGAAATCAGCAGAAAGATGATACTAGTAGAAGAATGACACCCTGTGGGGGATGTAAAACCTCAGTCAAGCTCCACATGGAAAAGACTTGCTGCTAGTGCATGCAGCCAGCCAGCTTTTTTTGTGCCAAGGGCACAGTGACAAGGGGCTATTCCATTTCTGGTAGTCCCATTGGAGGTGGCTTCAGTGAGTCTTACTTCTCATAGGTTTGAGTACACCAAACAAAATCTCCTAAATGAGGGTGGGATGCATACTGGTAGCAGAAAACCTGGTCCAAGTCACAGCTGCTTCACTGCTCTGGCATGGGGTGGGGTGACATTGGATTAATAAGGGACTGCAGGCAGACTATGACTTTTACATTTCCTGAAGGAGGACTGAACCTTTGCAACTTTTTGGTGCAAAGCACACAATTTGAGTGTGGCAACATTGTCCTTGTGTGCTTTCAGTCTCCtggaggggctgcagccccacagTTCTTCTCCCAGAATAAACATGTGGCTGCTTATTGGGTCCTTCTGGACACCTAGGCCTTGGTGTTCACTCAGAACCACAGCTCTGTGAGCCTCTTCACCTCCCATGAGGAGCCAGGCTCCGCTGCTGTAACAGAGGGAATGATGGTTTTGGTGGTCTGGATACAAGTTCAATTTCCTTTGCATCAGCCTTTAGGTGAGCAAACAATCTGTCTGCTCCACTTCCTCGTTTGTTCTAGAACAACATAAGATTGCTCTATacttaagggaagttaaggaaGTAAGTTACGGATGACTGACTTCTTTTACTGTCTGTGCAGGTACACAGCTGTGTTCAAACCCAGATGAACAG of Phaenicophaeus curvirostris isolate KB17595 chromosome 5, BPBGC_Pcur_1.0, whole genome shotgun sequence contains these proteins:
- the ADM gene encoding pro-adrenomedullin → MKLVHVALLCLGSVTFFGVDAARVDVATEFKRKWTKWALSRAKRDVRPPGAPRGLGAAVQPLLRAQDVEGDLRVSHPSSRDDARIRVKRYRQSINSFPHFQAIRMGCRFGTCTVQKLAHDIHQLTDEGKDAAAPASKISPQGYGRRRRSLPPRSPGPLAALLGL